Proteins from one Xenorhabdus griffiniae genomic window:
- a CDS encoding thioesterase II family protein, translating into MRLFCFPYAGGSARTYLDWAAYFNDDIEIVAVQPPGRATRIGETLYEDLPSLVDELIAHAAFITQIPYVFIGHSLGCRVAFELACQLQSRAYPIPVHFFASGCPAPHLKDNNPYTHNLPRDQFIRELQKMNGATDEILLNDELMDILLPVLRADFKMAETYQPARFVLKSPVTVLSGDSDPDVKPIELYAWSELSSEDLTIQYIQGDHFFIDQNRRRVIEVMLSALSPM; encoded by the coding sequence TTGAGACTCTTTTGCTTTCCATATGCGGGGGGATCTGCGAGAACTTATCTTGATTGGGCAGCGTATTTTAATGATGATATTGAGATAGTGGCAGTTCAACCGCCAGGGCGGGCAACTCGAATTGGTGAAACCTTGTATGAAGATTTGCCTTCTCTGGTCGATGAGTTAATCGCTCATGCTGCATTTATTACGCAGATCCCTTATGTATTTATTGGACATAGCCTGGGATGCCGTGTGGCATTTGAACTTGCTTGTCAATTGCAATCCCGTGCTTATCCCATTCCTGTCCACTTCTTTGCGTCAGGGTGTCCAGCTCCACATTTGAAGGATAATAATCCTTATACTCATAACTTGCCTCGTGACCAATTTATCCGTGAGCTACAAAAAATGAATGGCGCCACTGATGAGATATTGTTAAATGATGAACTTATGGATATATTGCTGCCGGTTTTAAGGGCTGATTTCAAGATGGCTGAAACCTATCAGCCAGCACGATTCGTCCTAAAAAGCCCAGTAACTGTTTTAAGTGGTGATTCCGATCCTGACGTTAAACCAATTGAACTTTATGCCTGGTCAGAATTATCCAGCGAAGATTTAACGATACAATATATTCAGGGAGATCATTTTTTTATTGATCAAAATAGAAGGCGGGTTATAGAGGTTATGTTGTCTGCATTATCACCAATGTGA
- the znuB gene encoding zinc ABC transporter permease subunit ZnuB has product MIELLLPGWLAGIFLAIAAGPLGSFVVWRRMSYFGDTLAHASLLGVAFGFLLNVNPFYAVIAVTLILATILVWLEKRPQLAVDTLLGILAHSALSLGLVVVSFMTSVRVDLMAYLFGDLLSVTYEDLWLIAAGVAIVTGLLTWQWRALLSITVSQDLAFVDGIKIQRLRILLMLVTALTIGLAMKFVGALIITSLLIIPAATSRRFSRTPEQMAVFAIIVGMLSVTGGLTLSAFYNTPAGPSVVLCSAVLFALSLTFKARN; this is encoded by the coding sequence ATGATTGAATTATTACTTCCCGGCTGGCTCGCCGGTATTTTTTTGGCAATTGCCGCGGGGCCTCTTGGTTCTTTTGTCGTTTGGCGCAGAATGTCCTATTTTGGTGATACACTGGCACACGCATCACTGCTTGGTGTTGCATTTGGTTTCTTACTGAATGTGAACCCATTTTATGCGGTGATTGCAGTAACACTTATCTTAGCCACTATTTTGGTTTGGCTGGAAAAGCGCCCGCAATTGGCAGTTGATACCTTATTAGGCATTCTGGCTCACAGTGCCTTATCGCTGGGCTTAGTCGTCGTGAGTTTTATGACCAGTGTCAGGGTCGATCTAATGGCTTATTTGTTTGGCGATTTATTGTCCGTAACTTACGAAGATCTCTGGCTCATTGCGGCCGGTGTCGCGATTGTTACTGGATTACTGACATGGCAATGGCGCGCCCTGCTATCAATAACAGTTAGCCAAGATTTGGCCTTTGTTGATGGCATTAAAATTCAACGTCTGCGTATTTTACTCATGTTAGTGACAGCATTAACTATTGGGCTGGCAATGAAATTCGTTGGGGCATTAATTATCACCTCCCTGCTGATTATCCCTGCCGCTACCTCCCGTCGTTTCTCCCGCACACCTGAACAAATGGCCGTTTTTGCAATTATTGTCGGTATGCTTTCTGTTACGGGAGGGTTAACATTATCGGCATTTTATAACACACCGGCAGGACCTTCCGTTGTACTTTGTTCGGCAGTGTTATTTGCCTTGAGCTTAACGTTCAAGGCAAGAAACTGA
- the znuC gene encoding zinc ABC transporter ATP-binding protein ZnuC: protein MITLKNITVEFGNRKVLNNISFNLKQGKILTLIGPNGAGKSTLVRVVLGLVQPTSGTIEQNPTLRIGYVPQKLNLDPTLPLTVKRFMLLRPNVKPADIMPVLNRVKAAHLLEQPMQKLSGGETQRVLLARALLNHPQLLVLDEPTQGVDVNGQLALYDLINQIRTELNCAVLMVSHDLHLVMAKTDEVLCLNQHICCSGTPEVVSMHPEFIAMFGHHGAEQLAVYRHHHNHHHDLRGKVILKNVGESRR from the coding sequence ATGATTACCCTAAAAAATATTACGGTTGAATTTGGTAACCGCAAGGTATTAAATAATATTTCATTCAATCTCAAGCAAGGGAAAATTCTGACCCTGATCGGCCCAAACGGTGCAGGAAAATCAACTCTGGTTCGCGTCGTTCTTGGTTTAGTCCAACCCACTTCGGGCACGATTGAACAGAACCCCACATTAAGAATTGGTTATGTTCCGCAAAAACTTAACCTTGATCCCACTCTGCCCCTGACTGTAAAGCGTTTTATGCTGTTAAGGCCCAATGTGAAACCCGCAGATATCATGCCGGTATTAAATCGGGTCAAGGCTGCTCACTTATTGGAGCAACCCATGCAAAAGCTGTCTGGTGGAGAAACTCAGCGGGTATTACTCGCCAGGGCTTTGCTGAACCATCCCCAGCTTTTAGTTCTTGATGAACCAACACAAGGCGTGGATGTCAATGGCCAACTGGCGCTTTATGACTTAATCAACCAAATCAGAACAGAGCTTAATTGCGCTGTACTGATGGTATCCCATGACCTGCACTTAGTCATGGCGAAAACAGACGAGGTTTTATGCCTCAATCAGCACATTTGTTGTTCTGGCACACCAGAAGTGGTGTCAATGCACCCAGAGTTTATTGCAATGTTTGGACATCATGGTGCAGAACAACTGGCAGTTTACCGCCATCACCACAATCATCATCATGATCTTAGAGGGAAAGTTATTTTGAAAAATGTAGGGGAATCACGCCGATGA
- the znuA gene encoding zinc ABC transporter substrate-binding protein ZnuA has product MLHNSQKYAHKFFHNIALATTLVAGMNGSAQADVVASIRPLGFIAAAIADGVTKTQVLLPDGASPHDYALRPRDVQKINQADLVVWIGPDMETFLAKPIAKIERNKQLSLAELSTIKPLLLKNSEDSHEPDAESYQHKHEEDHEHHHHGEYNMHIWLSPEIAEKAAQAIYDQLIEQYPQQKQQLEVNLRKFNGQLAQTDKNITHVLKSVQKQGYFVFHDAYGYFEKHYQLAPLGVFTVNPEIQPGAQRLHKIRTQLVEQKARCIFAEPQFKPAVIHAVAKGTDVRIGILDPLGSGIVLDKDSYMKFITQLSKQYASCLN; this is encoded by the coding sequence ATGTTACACAACTCACAGAAATACGCGCATAAGTTTTTTCATAACATCGCATTAGCGACTACGTTAGTGGCAGGAATGAATGGCTCTGCGCAAGCCGATGTTGTTGCATCCATTCGGCCATTGGGTTTTATTGCAGCTGCCATTGCTGATGGTGTAACAAAGACTCAAGTGCTTCTGCCCGATGGCGCTTCTCCACATGATTATGCGTTACGGCCTCGGGATGTACAGAAAATTAATCAAGCCGATTTGGTTGTTTGGATTGGTCCAGATATGGAAACCTTTTTGGCGAAACCCATAGCTAAAATTGAACGGAATAAACAACTGTCACTGGCTGAATTATCGACGATTAAGCCACTATTATTGAAAAATAGTGAAGATAGTCATGAACCGGATGCTGAATCATATCAGCATAAACATGAGGAAGATCACGAACATCATCATCACGGTGAATATAATATGCATATTTGGCTTTCTCCAGAGATTGCGGAAAAAGCCGCTCAGGCAATATATGATCAGCTTATTGAGCAATATCCTCAACAAAAACAGCAATTAGAAGTAAACCTACGTAAATTCAATGGACAGCTTGCACAAACTGATAAGAATATTACTCATGTTTTAAAGTCCGTACAAAAACAGGGTTATTTTGTTTTTCATGACGCGTATGGTTATTTTGAAAAACACTACCAATTGGCTCCGCTAGGTGTTTTTACGGTCAATCCTGAAATACAACCTGGTGCGCAAAGGTTACACAAAATACGAACACAATTGGTTGAGCAGAAAGCAAGGTGTATTTTTGCTGAACCTCAATTCAAGCCAGCCGTTATTCATGCCGTAGCAAAAGGTACTGATGTACGTATTGGAATACTTGATCCTTTAGGGAGTGGTATCGTATTGGATAAAGATAGCTATATGAAATTTATAACTCAGCTATCAAAACAATACGCGAGCTGCCTGAATTAG
- the mepM gene encoding murein DD-endopeptidase MepM, with translation MQQIAKTIVLVYNNLPKPHKIMLGSLTLVTLAIAIWRPVVYHEREEQTGSIILSTPNRIPEATDDDVAGDANEQLPNEGIGDDDGSSVDTAVNVPHQYVVSSGDTLSSILTQFGIDSSDVALLANQYKSLRNLGIGQSLSWTTDDNGSLKTLTWNISRRETRVYTREGDTFNQTQEFQKGEWKNSVIKGTVDGSFNSSALVAGLTSSEAREVTKALQWQIDFRKLRKGDRFSVLMSREMLDGKSEQSQLLGVRLQSGGNDYYAFRADDGRFYDSNASGLERGFLRFPTTKQFRVSSSFNPHRLNPVTGRITAHKGVDFAMPVGTPVLAVGDGEVVVAKFDGAAGNFIAIRHGRQYTTRYMHLRKILVKPGQKVKRGERIALSGNTGRSTGPHLHFEFWNNQRPVNPLTAKLPRAGGLSGKERTEYVAMVQETKPQLLLD, from the coding sequence GTGCAGCAGATAGCTAAAACTATCGTTCTGGTATACAACAACCTGCCCAAACCACACAAGATCATGCTTGGATCTCTCACGCTGGTCACTCTGGCTATCGCGATATGGCGGCCTGTTGTTTACCATGAACGAGAAGAACAGACAGGTAGTATTATTCTCAGTACCCCCAATCGCATTCCAGAAGCAACGGATGATGATGTCGCTGGGGATGCTAATGAACAACTCCCCAATGAGGGCATTGGGGATGATGATGGCAGTTCTGTTGATACGGCAGTAAATGTTCCGCACCAATATGTTGTCTCCAGTGGTGATACCCTGAGTTCGATTTTAACTCAGTTCGGAATTGATTCCTCTGATGTTGCTTTGTTAGCAAATCAATATAAGTCATTGCGTAATTTAGGTATTGGTCAGTCATTATCGTGGACTACTGATGATAATGGGAGTTTAAAAACGCTGACTTGGAATATATCACGGCGCGAAACTCGCGTTTATACTCGCGAAGGAGATACTTTTAACCAAACGCAAGAGTTCCAGAAGGGAGAATGGAAAAACAGTGTCATCAAAGGTACAGTTGATGGCAGTTTCAATAGTAGTGCTCTGGTGGCTGGATTAACAAGCAGTGAAGCTAGAGAAGTGACAAAAGCGTTGCAATGGCAGATAGATTTCCGCAAATTGCGTAAAGGTGATCGTTTTTCTGTGTTGATGTCCCGTGAAATGCTTGATGGGAAAAGTGAACAAAGCCAATTGTTAGGTGTTCGCTTACAAAGTGGTGGCAACGATTATTATGCCTTCCGGGCCGATGATGGTCGTTTTTACGACAGCAATGCTTCCGGGCTTGAGCGTGGCTTCTTGCGCTTCCCCACAACTAAACAGTTCAGAGTATCTTCTTCTTTCAATCCACATCGCTTAAATCCGGTAACTGGCAGAATTACAGCGCATAAAGGGGTTGATTTTGCTATGCCAGTAGGAACTCCGGTTCTGGCGGTAGGTGATGGTGAAGTCGTTGTCGCCAAATTTGATGGGGCAGCCGGTAATTTCATTGCTATTCGGCACGGTCGTCAATATACAACTCGATACATGCATTTGAGGAAAATACTGGTAAAACCGGGTCAGAAAGTGAAACGGGGAGAACGTATTGCGCTATCAGGGAATACGGGACGCTCAACAGGTCCACACTTGCACTTTGAATTCTGGAATAACCAGAGGCCGGTTAACCCGCTCACGGCAAAATTACCGCGCGCTGGTGGGCTGAGTGGTAAAGAGCGTACAGAGTATGTAGCAATGGTTCAAGAGACTAAGCCTCAATTGTTGCTAGATTAA
- the lpxM gene encoding lauroyl-Kdo(2)-lipid IV(A) myristoyltransferase (LpxM is lauroyl-Kdo(2)-lipid IV(A) myristoyltransferase, an enzyme characterized in Escherichia coli and involved in biosynthesis of the form of lipid A found in that species and some closely related species.) yields MNKEKDTDSKLGYVPRFHRAYLHPRYWGLWAGVGILAGLSYVPVKWRDPLLAKIGVLAGRKAKSARRRAKINLIYCFPELTEQQHEELIDRMFATAPQSFVMLAELCLRGAKSTLERTQWHGEDTIQALKAQGKNVIFMVPHGWSVDIPAMLLAARGQKMSAMFHHQSNPVADYLWNKARCHFSGRLHSRDAGIKPFISTVREGFWGYYLPDQDHGEEHSEFVDFFATYKATLPALGRLMKVCRAAIVPLFPVYNYQTHQLDIYIRPPMEDIAGQDDAYIARRMNEELEELVKPNPEQYTWILKLLKTRKAGDIEPYKREDL; encoded by the coding sequence ATGAATAAAGAAAAAGATACAGATAGTAAATTGGGATATGTCCCTCGGTTTCATCGAGCTTATTTACATCCTCGTTATTGGGGGCTTTGGGCTGGCGTGGGTATATTGGCAGGATTGTCTTATGTCCCTGTAAAATGGCGTGATCCACTCTTGGCCAAGATAGGTGTTTTGGCGGGAAGAAAAGCGAAAAGTGCTCGCCGCAGGGCAAAAATCAATTTAATTTACTGCTTTCCTGAGTTAACGGAACAACAGCACGAAGAGCTGATTGATCGCATGTTTGCTACCGCCCCTCAATCGTTTGTTATGCTGGCGGAGCTTTGTCTCAGGGGAGCAAAATCAACCCTTGAACGAACCCAATGGCATGGCGAAGACACTATTCAAGCCTTAAAAGCACAAGGTAAGAATGTGATTTTTATGGTTCCACATGGTTGGTCTGTTGATATTCCCGCGATGTTGTTGGCTGCACGTGGACAAAAAATGTCAGCTATGTTTCACCACCAAAGCAATCCCGTGGCTGATTACTTATGGAACAAGGCGCGTTGTCACTTTAGTGGTCGTTTGCATTCCCGTGATGCAGGGATTAAACCCTTTATCTCTACAGTGCGTGAAGGTTTTTGGGGATATTATTTACCTGATCAGGATCATGGCGAAGAGCACAGCGAATTTGTCGATTTTTTTGCCACTTATAAGGCGACTTTGCCTGCACTTGGACGCTTAATGAAAGTTTGTCGCGCGGCCATTGTTCCGTTATTTCCGGTTTATAATTACCAAACTCATCAGCTGGACATTTATATCCGTCCACCCATGGAAGATATTGCAGGACAGGATGATGCTTATATTGCTCGTCGGATGAATGAGGAATTGGAAGAGTTGGTGAAGCCGAATCCTGAACAATACACTTGGATCTTAAAATTGCTTAAGACGCGCAAAGCAGGGGATATTGAGCCTTATAAAAGGGAGGACTTGTGA
- the darE gene encoding darobactin maturation radical SAM/SPASM protein DarE has product MDTIIPIKFLDLTSPPSSAGTQKVNYKQLAARIIGEIPAENILNNEEFDLYKKEKSIHFSPEKISATKLVVVIKATRLCNLRCTYCHSWAEGKGNTLTFFNLMRSLHRFLSIPNIKRFEFVWHGGEVTLLNVSYFKKLIWLQQQFKKPGQIITNTVQTNAVNIPEDWLLFLKGIGMSVGISVDGIPEIHDSRRLDYRGRPTSQRVAAGMKKLRQYGIPYGALIVVDRDVYESNIEKMLSYFHEIDLTDIEFLNIVPDNRLKPGDDPGGSYINYHDYINFLSKVFRIWWGNYRDKINIRLFDGFINSIKYSQKKISDCYWAGNCSQEIITLEPNGTISACDKYVGAKGNNYGSIIDNDLGYLLKNSNTNKNHLIEEKESYEKMHQCKWFFICNGGCPHDRVINRKHNPNYNNSCCGTGNLLKTIEQVMAG; this is encoded by the coding sequence ATGGATACAATAATTCCTATAAAATTTTTGGATCTGACCTCCCCCCCTTCTTCCGCAGGGACTCAAAAAGTTAATTACAAGCAATTAGCTGCCAGAATTATTGGTGAAATTCCTGCAGAAAATATACTAAATAACGAAGAATTTGATTTATATAAAAAGGAAAAAAGCATACATTTTAGTCCAGAAAAAATTAGCGCAACTAAGCTAGTTGTCGTTATAAAAGCAACCAGGCTCTGCAACTTAAGGTGTACTTACTGTCACTCATGGGCTGAAGGAAAAGGGAATACATTAACTTTTTTTAACTTAATGAGATCTCTCCATCGCTTTCTCTCTATTCCAAATATAAAAAGATTCGAGTTCGTTTGGCACGGTGGTGAGGTAACATTGCTAAATGTGAGTTACTTCAAGAAGCTGATATGGTTGCAACAACAATTTAAGAAGCCAGGCCAGATTATAACAAATACTGTGCAAACTAATGCGGTAAACATTCCTGAAGATTGGCTGTTATTCCTAAAAGGCATTGGCATGAGTGTGGGCATTAGTGTTGATGGTATCCCTGAAATACATGACAGTAGAAGATTAGATTACAGGGGAAGGCCAACCTCTCAGAGAGTTGCAGCCGGAATGAAAAAGCTACGCCAATATGGAATACCATATGGCGCACTTATCGTTGTTGATAGGGATGTTTACGAATCAAATATAGAAAAAATGCTCTCTTATTTTCATGAAATAGATTTAACTGATATTGAATTCCTAAATATTGTCCCGGATAACAGGCTTAAACCTGGTGATGATCCGGGAGGAAGTTATATCAATTACCATGATTATATTAATTTCCTTTCTAAAGTTTTCCGTATTTGGTGGGGTAATTATAGAGACAAAATAAATATTCGTTTATTTGACGGCTTTATTAATAGCATAAAATATTCCCAGAAAAAGATCTCCGATTGCTATTGGGCTGGAAATTGTTCCCAAGAAATTATTACCCTAGAACCCAATGGTACCATATCTGCATGTGACAAATATGTTGGCGCAAAAGGGAATAATTACGGTTCAATAATAGATAATGATTTAGGATATCTCCTAAAAAACTCCAATACTAATAAAAACCACCTTATAGAAGAAAAAGAATCATATGAAAAAATGCATCAATGTAAATGGTTCTTCATATGTAATGGTGGCTGTCCTCATGATAGGGTCATTAATAGAAAACATAACCCAAATTATAATAATTCATGCTGTGGAACCGGTAACTTGTTGAAAACGATAGAACAGGTTATGGCAGGATAA
- a CDS encoding ATP-binding cassette domain-containing protein: protein MINIVNVCKTYKTKFIQTNVLSDINLNIDKGEFVSIMGSSGSGKSTLLNVIGMFETFEHGQITINDKNISNMKYSHKISLRRELIGYIFQSFNLLPNLTVFENIELPLKYRGYKKSQRKEKVFDSIHKFGLKNRENHKPIQLSGGQQQRVAIARAMISNPAILLADEPTGNLDSANGEIILSSLKELNKNGTTILMVTHSSEAAKFSDRILIMKDGHLMT, encoded by the coding sequence ATGATTAACATCGTAAATGTCTGCAAAACATATAAGACAAAATTTATCCAAACTAATGTTTTGAGTGACATAAATCTGAATATAGATAAAGGTGAATTTGTTTCTATTATGGGATCATCAGGTTCTGGTAAATCAACCTTACTGAATGTTATAGGCATGTTTGAAACCTTCGAACATGGGCAAATAACAATTAACGATAAAAACATTTCCAATATGAAATATTCCCATAAAATTTCATTACGCCGTGAACTTATTGGGTATATTTTTCAATCATTCAACCTGTTACCAAATCTAACTGTATTTGAGAATATCGAGCTACCACTAAAATATAGGGGATACAAAAAATCACAAAGAAAAGAAAAAGTTTTTGATTCAATACATAAATTTGGCCTGAAAAATAGAGAAAATCATAAACCAATACAATTATCAGGAGGTCAACAACAACGTGTTGCAATTGCCAGGGCAATGATATCCAACCCTGCTATATTATTAGCCGATGAACCAACGGGTAATTTGGACAGTGCTAATGGGGAAATTATATTATCCTCACTGAAAGAGTTAAATAAAAATGGCACCACAATTTTAATGGTTACCCATTCTTCAGAAGCAGCTAAATTCTCTGACAGAATACTAATTATGAAGGACGGTCATTTAATGACTTGA
- a CDS encoding efflux RND transporter periplasmic adaptor subunit: MTVGKREITQFEVLRKTSNDSLKIRAVVVPDNSVSISTEIGGIVSEIIKKPSQNILKNEEIVKLSNFNFTLNNSVMLADVTDKLNNLINIKTNLQSDYRDINDKFLDATKELKTIKNKLERYNNITNRDYVSKEVLRDLKIKMDHWSNVYQFYKKLKYEQDKNIKQQLKEINDAVKKQKKLSEIIENGFEQLSIKSTISGNISSLNLILGQRLKPGEQIAVIDDLSSFYFESEINEYYLDKITYTSPANLIYNNNKIPLSVKLISSEVNNGTFKVRFVFKTQKNFNFKRGQSVDIAVNLSENRSIFSVPSSMIFYLDNKYYVFILDKNQKSAQRTLVSIGSDDGINTEIKDGISENQVIVSFGKSNFVKNNTVRIE, translated from the coding sequence GTGACTGTAGGAAAGAGAGAGATAACACAATTTGAAGTACTCAGGAAAACAAGCAATGATTCCTTGAAGATAAGAGCTGTTGTCGTTCCTGATAATAGCGTATCTATTTCAACAGAAATAGGTGGAATTGTTAGCGAAATTATAAAAAAACCCTCACAAAATATATTAAAAAATGAAGAAATAGTAAAGCTATCTAACTTTAATTTCACCTTGAATAACTCAGTTATGTTAGCTGACGTTACAGATAAATTGAATAACTTGATAAATATAAAAACTAATTTACAATCAGATTACAGAGATATAAATGATAAATTTTTAGACGCCACTAAGGAATTAAAAACCATTAAGAATAAACTCGAAAGATACAATAACATTACAAACAGAGATTATGTTTCTAAAGAAGTTTTGCGTGATTTAAAAATTAAGATGGATCACTGGAGTAATGTTTATCAATTTTATAAAAAATTAAAATACGAACAGGATAAAAACATAAAACAGCAACTAAAAGAAATTAATGATGCTGTAAAAAAACAAAAAAAGCTTTCTGAAATCATTGAAAACGGCTTTGAACAACTTTCAATAAAATCAACAATCTCTGGTAACATCAGCTCATTAAATTTAATTTTAGGCCAGAGACTAAAACCAGGGGAGCAAATAGCTGTCATTGACGATTTATCCAGTTTCTATTTCGAATCAGAAATTAATGAATATTACCTGGATAAAATAACCTATACCTCTCCTGCAAACTTAATTTATAACAATAATAAAATACCTTTATCGGTAAAGCTAATTTCATCTGAAGTTAATAACGGCACTTTCAAGGTCAGGTTTGTATTTAAAACCCAAAAAAACTTTAATTTCAAACGAGGACAATCTGTTGATATCGCGGTAAATCTGTCCGAAAACAGATCGATATTTTCTGTCCCTTCATCTATGATATTTTATCTAGACAATAAATACTATGTTTTCATTCTGGATAAAAACCAAAAATCAGCCCAACGCACATTAGTTTCTATCGGTTCTGATGATGGGATTAATACAGAAATCAAAGATGGTATCTCTGAAAATCAGGTAATAGTCAGTTTTGGCAAAAGCAATTTTGTTAAGAACAATACAGTAAGGATTGAATAA